A window of Apium graveolens cultivar Ventura chromosome 8, ASM990537v1, whole genome shotgun sequence contains these coding sequences:
- the LOC141678803 gene encoding protein LIFEGUARD 2-like: MAFASKGGGFDIEAQTGHLYPGMMENPELRWGFIRKVYVILCIQLLLTVAVASVVVFVEPVSHFVLHTPAGFALYILSVVLTFIILCPLHIYQKRHPVNIILLMVFTLLISFAVGLTCSINSGKVVLEAGILTCAVVISLTLYTFWAAKRGHDFQFLGPFLFTSLLVLCLFGLIQVFVPMGGTGKMIYGCIGAIIFSGFLIYDTDNLIKRYNYDEYVAAALALYLDIINLFLTILSILQGADE; the protein is encoded by the exons ATGGCATTTGCAAGCAAAGGCGGGGGATTCGATATCGAGGCGCAGACAGGTCACTTGTACCCCGGGATGATGGAGAATCCTGAGCTCCGTTGGGGATTTATTCGTAAAGTTTACGTAATTCTTTGTATTCAGTTGCTTCTCACCGTTGCTGTTGCTTCTGTCGTTGTTTTCGTTGAACCTGTCTCTCATTTTGTTCTTCATACGCCTGCTGGTTTCGCGCTTTATATCCTTAGTGTCGTTCTCACCTTCATTA TTCTGTGCCCGTTGCATATCTATCAGAAACGTCATCCTgtgaatataattctgcttatGGTGTTCACCTTGCTGATTTCCTTTGCTGTCGGATTGACTTGCTCTATAAATTCTG GGAAAGTTGTACTGGAGGCTGGAATATTGACTTGTGCTGTGGTGATAAGCCTTACTCTCTACACATTCTGGGCAGCCAAGAGAGGACATGATTTCCAGTTTCTCGGGCCATTCTTATTCACTTCTCTGTTGGTGCTCTGTCTTTTTGGCTTGATCCAG GTCTTTGTACCTATGGGAGGAACAGGGAAAATGATCTATGGTTGCATTGGAGCTATCATATTTTCAGGATTCCTCATATATGACACTGACAATCTGATCAAACGCTATAATTACGATGAATATGTTGCAGCTGCATTAGCTCTTTACTTGGACATAATCAACCTCTTCCTGACTATACTTTCCATTCTGCAAGGGGCGGATGAGTAG